The Phaseolus vulgaris cultivar G19833 chromosome 5, P. vulgaris v2.0, whole genome shotgun sequence genomic interval AAGTTGTCCATTATCTAAATTTTACATTTGTTATTATTAACAAGAGAAAATAATAAGATACTAAAATATTGAGTATTTCAATTGAGGGAAATGTAGAAACATACAGTAACAGTTATTATTTCTTATAATCAAGGATATTTATGACTGTCTTAATGACTATGCATTTCAATGACCATAActgacaaataaaaaaaaatgaactacGCAGAGAACTACTGGAGAGAGTGATCATTTTATAACCAGTTCATTGTCTCTGGGCCTAAATTTTCAACCTTGATTTTATCAACGAACGGCTACCAATAAATTACATTTCAGACCGAgcttaagtttttaaaattgtatatatttgtgaacaataataattaacCCTTATTTCAAAAACAGGAAATTTCTTGTACAAACTACAGAGCAAATAACTATATGACAAGTAGTTTTCTCTTACCTTATCAGCTGCTGTCCGCTGCAGAGCCTCCAGCATTTCATCAACAGAAACAGTTGCATGTCTAGACTGGAAAACGAGAGAGTCATGTTAGCAATTACTTACCACAGACAGACCCTTACATCCACGCACAaatgtaattattaattaaaacaaatggAGAGTGTGATTACCTTCATTGACTTCATCTCATCCAATGCAGCTAGGATGTCCATCTCCCTTTTAGAATCCAGGGTTCTATTCTCCAATGATTTCATAGCATCTCCCATCTCTTCAGCATCCCTCTTCTGCTTCACTTTATCAGCTTCTTCATCTTCTGCACGCCAAGGTTCAAAATTTCTGGTTGCACCGGATTCAACAATGTAATCTGAATTCTGTGGATCAGTCTTCATGGTAATTTCAGCTGAGCATCTGGTGCATTTAAAGTAGAACCTGAATATTGGAATTCCCAGATACGTCTACacaaaaattcaatttcaaagtCATCATTGAAATCAAATTTCACATGAAGCAAGAATAACCTCTAAATCCTACAAATAAGTTAAACAGCAACACACAAACCCACAAACAATCATAAAATTGAAGGAACCCAATACAAAATCCAAAAGGATAACACGAACAAGTACTATAGATTGAAAAGTTGATACTGAActtgtatttaaaataataaaaacctCGCCAATAACATCTTCCTTCCTGGAATTGAACTTGGTGCCCTTGTAGATGTAATTGCCGCAAGTATTACATCGGATGCTCATGGGAAGCATCATGCGAACCTTGATCTGCTGGTTCTTAGGCCTTCTTGCTCTGGGAAGCTTGGAGGGATCAAAATCCGGCGGGTAATACTTGTTCAAAACCTTCCTCTCtcccatctttcttcttcaaaatAACCACcaaaaaaaccctaaaaaacAATCCAGCGACAAACTCCCCCAAAGAAAGCAGCACAGAAGCGCCCAAAAATCACAAACGCAGGGGAAGTAACACCAAAATTGATCAGAACGACACCAATGAAAGAGAGGAAGACCCAGCTAAAAACGAAGAACGTGAACTGCAAAAGAAAACCTAGCGCAGGAAGGACGAAAATCACTACTGCAGCAGAGTTtagtaaatttaaattgtaaTATAACAATTGTAATGTTACAATAACAGTTAAtttagtaaatttaaaatagttattatttacataaatagataatatgtaaatatataaataattatttatttaactttttagttaaaaaaaatagggttacttcttttatatatattggcGGAAACACAAACGCAGGTGTGTATATGTatatttgcaattttttttcttctacttaattaaaattgaaaaaaaaaataacatattaaaaaaaatataaattgattaattattctaattttttttctctggtttgagtttctcttctttttcaaacattttCTCTTCTTTCATTGGTAGTTTTGAGATTGGAGAGTGAGATGATGTTCACGTTAGGTTAGGATTTACTTGATTGTAAATACAAAATATGATGGTTTTACCAAAAAAATAGAATTGCTCGAAATGGAGTGGAAAAAGTGATTGAAAATTaaggttattttatttgatatgtgaACTTTGGTAGGGGGAAGTGAATGAGAGTGAGGGTTtgttctcttttttatttttattgatgtttaaaataaagaattaaggGAAAAGTGAAATCATATCCTAATTGGATCATATTCATTAATTAGattattatgataaaattaaaaaatgatagtGTCTATGTTtccattaatattatataaactaGCAGAACACACCGGGGTGGATGTGTCTGTGTATTCGCATTTTCCTCTTTTACTCAACTTTCACGatgataaaaatttaacatacaaaaataattttagatgattcgaaattgaaaagcaaaaaataacatgtaaaagaaaaattatgaattgattaatcaacctcttttttcttcttctctgatTTGAGTCTCTCTtctttttcaagtttttttcttttttcattggTAATTTTGGGATCGGAGGGTGTGATGATGTTCACGTTAAGGTTAAGATTGACTTGATGGTATATACAAAAGAATAATGACTTTACCAAAGAATAGAGTTGCTTGAAATGGAGTAGAGAAAGTGATTGAAAATtgatgttattttatttgatatgtgaGATTTGGTGTGAGAAcggaatcagagtgagagtatgttctctctttctttctcttgttgtcttaaaataaagaattaagaaAAGTGTGGGAAGTTAATTTACACATAAAACtgtcaattaatattaatttaaaaattaaaaaaataattttattttttaagtaattcatattaaataacaaaatacttcaatgtactaataaaataaaatatattaaataagggtataataaaaaaattatatgcaccaaaaactaattataaaaaaaaattctttatatatatataaatagaatttAAAGTTTATTGTGAGTTGTTCTCAaagttatattataatttatcgttataaaatttgatttttgggttgtataaatttttcaatttttatgttTCGTTATTGGTAATGGTTATcaagtatttatatatttgatatataATTTGCATATTCAGGAGTAagttaatagaaataaaaaatgttatttaaatcaatttgaaaacTAAATACAATgtaaaaattaactaaatataataaataactaaGCATTtgtaacaatattttaaataataattattttaaatattaaaaatgaaagttCTACAACCCAAAAATCAAACTTTATAgtcataaaatattatataactttGAGAACAACTCACAATAAACTTTATATTCCACTTACACATctcaaaaatataatattaataaaaatatatacactttgtcattttttaattttatcataatgATCTACTTAATGGATACGATCAAATTAAAATGTCAATGTTTCATTAATAAAGAAAagtatattttacttttatattttttcaccATTAAACAGTGAACTTATTATACAGTAAAACAATCActtatttaacttttaatattaaatataactatacataaataataataaaaaaatatatagataaTCGACGTGTTTATGCTAGTTtacattatatttttgttaatattttttaaaaattgaatgtttcaaaataaaagtcaaaattatttaaatattttttttaatgttagagattttttaaggaaagaaagtagtttataaattttttttaaaaaaaactaaaaataaataagtgatCTTCTTCAATCTGAAATTGTAGTTTatgattataatataatataacaataattaattattaaagataaaaCAAATTAATGACATacgtaaatttatttttaaatacattgaatatgcaaaaaaaaatgttatgatTGATAGATGCAACATTGATGAAAgtagaaaaaaattagaataaaaacgttttattttattttatttaatacttgatTTGGATGTTCGTATCTTATAATAGAGATAATtgttcttttataataaataatgataaattatttcatatatttataagtGGTCAATCATAAAAGTTCcatagtttaaatatttttatgtgtgGTTATTGGTAGTGGTTATCccgtatttatatatttgatatattataatcttttaatttaaactCTTGTATATGAAATTGatactttatttataatattatctaTACCTCGTACAAAgtataattataattgttttataatatGTAATGTAAAGATTAACTAAATGTAACAATAACATTATAATGTTACGCAATCtcacatataaatatattattttgtatcaCTACATGTTTGgataagagaataaaaaataataattataattaatttactataaaagaagacataaatcCTCAATTTTATCTCTAAtgttagaattattttttattgtgtatttccattttttattttgacataCCCATTGATTGGCCTACCTGATAAATTTAGACTAAGTAATACTTTTTAAAGACTTTgtatttaaacataatattaatttgAACCAAATTAGCTGTAGAATTAAAATGCgggataaaaataattttaaaattttaaggaattaattaatttgaaatagCATTGGATTGATGTTTGTGCTATTAATGTGAAACAACATTGTCTTCTCTATCAAATGTCAGAGGCacatttaaaacaataattaaaatggAAAACAGTGGCGAACACCGTCGTTTACAGGTTCTGTAGTGGTCGAAACTGGGAACCAAAGTAATACATTAAATTTCAGCGGGAAAGTGTGAAGAAGATGATTGGGTTTATACGTAGTGGAAAGAGATTATCACATTCGTGGTAAGTAAGAAGGGATAAAAAAACTGCTCTTTAAATCAATACGGGAATTGTTACAATAGTAGTAAGTAAGTAAATAGGAATAGTAATGCTacttaaatcaaattaaaaaatgtgtacaccacatttgttattatcaaatcgtttaaaacaaaattctccatatatatatatatatgggatGGGAACGTGGGACGGGTTTAATTCAACTCGCCGATTCGCTTAAGCTTGTTTCACATAACTCGCAATCCGTACAAATCAATCGGGTTGGAGGGTTGACCTGCTAATccatacaaaaaaaaacaaagttgtGAATTTATGTCAAGCACCTAAGCATTCAAAATATAGAAAGAGAAACAagtcaataatattttttcaaatggaATTGAACTAGTAGAaccatcatttttttttctctttattgtgGGAGTATGATCCTATTTTATTTTGCACATTTATTTTGTATGATGACTATATTGGTTGaaccattaattttaattaatttacatGAACACCTGAATGTT includes:
- the LOC137835084 gene encoding uncharacterized protein, translating into MGERKVLNKYYPPDFDPSKLPRARRPKNQQIKVRMMLPMSIRCNTCGNYIYKGTKFNSRKEDVIGETYLGIPIFRFYFKCTRCSAEITMKTDPQNSDYIVESGATRNFEPWRAEDEEADKVKQKRDAEEMGDAMKSLENRTLDSKREMDILAALDEMKSMKSRHATVSVDEMLEALQRTAADKEKRLEEEDEALIKSVVFHNSEGFVRRIPDEDIESEEELDQLSNGHGESSYNPKKQKISEDHPSKPTDSLTKASLDDSGKQENKRNGGKLNPLVRISVIKKPAISDVKSPTEPEQKKEEDNRTNSASGLQFLCQNYESDED